A genomic region of Mus musculus strain C57BL/6J chromosome 7, GRCm38.p6 C57BL/6J contains the following coding sequences:
- the Vmn1r118 gene encoding vomeronasal 1 receptor 118, which yields MSVHDKSVKTTEEVALQLLLLCQFGVGTVANVFLFVHNFSPVLTGSKQRPRQVILSHMAVANALTLFLTIFPNNMMAFAPKTPPNELKCKLESFSRLVARSTNLCSTCVLSVHQFVTLFPVSRGKGKLILRASVQNLASYSCYSCWFFSVLSNIHIPIRVTGPQITDNNTDSKSNLFCSTSGFIVGIVLQFAHDATFMSIMIWTSVSMILLLHRHCQRMQDILTPNQNPRGQAETRATRTILMLVVTFVSFYLLNCICIIFHAFFIHSRLFIRLVSEVLAAVFPSICPLLLIFRDPKDPCSLLFKC from the coding sequence ATGTCTGTTCATGATAAATCcgtgaaaaccactgaggaagtggctcttcagctcctcttgctttgccagtttggggttgggactgtggccaatgtctttctgtttgtccataatttctctccagtcttgactggttctaaacagagacccagacaggtgattttaagccacatggctgtggccaatgccttgactctattcctcactatatttccaaacaacatgatggcttttgctcccaaaactcctccaaatgaactcaaatgtaaattagaatccTTCAGTCGCCTGGTGGCAAGAAGCACAAacttgtgttccacctgtgtcctgagtgtccatcagtttgtcactcttTTTCCTGTTAGTAGAGGTAAAGGTAAACTTATACTCAGAGCAAGTGTCCAAAATTTGGCGAGTTATTCTTGTtacagttgttggtttttcagtgtcttaagtaacatccacattccaattagggtcactggtccacagataacagacaataacactgactctaaaagcaacttgttctgttccacttctggattcattGTAGGCATTGTCTTGCAGTTTGCCcatgatgccacattcatgagcatcatgatctggaccagtgtctccatgatacttctcctccatagacatTGCCAGCGAATGCAGGacatcctcactcccaatcagaACCCTAGAGGCCAAGCTGAGACCAGAGCAACCCGTACTATCTtgatgctggtggtcacatttgttagcttttatcttctaaattgtatttgtatcatctttcatGCCTTTTTTATACATTCTCGTCTCTTCATAAGGCTTGTCAGTGAGGTTCTGGCTGCAGTCTTCCCCAGTATCTGCCccttactgttgatcttcagagatcctaAAGATCCTTGTTCTCTGCTCTTCAAATGTTGA